From one Dysidea avara chromosome 9, odDysAvar1.4, whole genome shotgun sequence genomic stretch:
- the LOC136265848 gene encoding uncharacterized protein translates to MADQLDQSIHSRLLKGNELSDSDIAVLRDDLVVKKIDELRKIASSLSVRLTGSTRKKDIVDRIVGMAQIGAVRDSSGEENGEDVIAISYLTEEVKSFLKSLPLFSNVTQWSKKLSGVLAEFTLINIVIYLVYGRDKTFDMQALRAHKSLKAYKYFFDGYVKNVWVYQCSSENLRVLYFRAFVYHSFTTDTPYEVFVSLNGDNGDVYAGQCACVSGLGQACNHIAALLFFIDYHAKDVELPVELSKTSVPMKWNQPPKKAVNPACASDMTFVKPSHGDVPEVSKSTGRSAFDPRRTEDRVLHKERLLQLMVRLEKTVPNTGLMQFWQPGHSGSQVHVETLWQHVIFSHQHASTVVQEKFFVPEVAQCYDYLRDMTISSDEAAKIEEATRGQGENDLWIVLRNGRITSSRFGEILHRRESTNPRRLVRDFMGYGGPMTILPPQIRWGKENEDKARKCYIDNRHHAGETMIVEDSGLHLMPEKAYLGASSDGKVTCTSVDTCCSGCLEIKCPYSIDKCITVEMTPGEIADKFGEKFFLKRGEDGELHLSRQHRYFAQVQGELAVMNREWCDFVVYSNGEVVVDRILADLEYWGTLEEKLEEFYVRYMVPEILSGRIFLEEYQC, encoded by the exons ATGGCAGATCAACTGGATCAATCTATTCACTCTCGTTTACTGAAAGGAAATGAACTATCAGACAGCGATATAGCTGTACTAAGGGACGATTTAGTTGTGAAGAAGATCGATGAGCTGCGGAAGATTGCGAGTAGCTTGTCCGTTCGCCTTACCGGCTCCACCCGTAAGAAGGACATCGTAGACAGGATAGTTGGAATGGCACAGATAGGGGCGGTTCGTGATTCATCCGGCGAAGAGAATGGTGAAGATGTGATAGCTATTTCGTACTTGACCGAAGAAGTAAAATCTTTTCTCAAGAGTTTGCCGTTGTTTTCAAACGTTACGCAGTGGAGCAAGAAGTTGAGTGGCGTCCTTGCTGAGTTCACATTGATCAATATAGTAATTTATCTCGTGTATGGACGGGATAAAACTTTTGACATGCAAGCATTGAGAGCTCACAAGTCTCTGAAAGCATACAAGTACTTCTTTGATGGCTATGTCAAGAACGTCTGGGTGTACCAGTGTTCAAGTGAAAACCTGAGAGTGTTGTATTTCCGTGCCTTTGTTTATCACTCTTTCACCACTGATACACCTTATGAAGTGTTTGTGTCACTCAATGGAGATAATGGAGATGTTTACGCTGGACAATGTGCTTGTGTTTCTGG ACTGGGACAAGCTTGTAACCATATTGCAGCACTATTGTTTTTCATTGACTACCATGCCAAAGATGTTGAATTACCAGTGGAGCTTTCTAAAACTTCTGTGCCTATGAAATGGAACCAACCCCCCAAGAAAGCAGTGAATCCGGCTTGTGCAAGTGATATGACTTTTGTTAAACCAAGTCACGGTGATGTCCCAGAAGTGAGCAAGTCTACAGGTCGCAGTGCATTTGATCCACGTCGCACTGAAGATCGTGTATTACACAAAGAAAGACTGCTACAGCTCATGGTCCGCCTGGAGAAAACTGTACCAAACACTGGACTGATGCAATTTTGGCAGCCTGGTCACTCAGGAAGCCAGGTCCATGTAGAAACTTTGTGGCAGCATGTTATTTTTTCACATCAGCATGCATCTACAGTAGTGCAAGAAAAATTTTTTGTTCCAGAGGTTGCACAGTGTTACGACTACCTTCGTGATATGACCATATCAAGTGATGAAGCTGCAAAGATTGAAGAAGCAACAAGAGGGCAAGGAGAGAATGACCTTTGGATAGTACTGAGGAATGGCAGGATAACTAGTTCAAGATTTGGAGAGATACTCCATCGAAGAGAGTCTACCAATCCAAGAAGGCTAGTTCGAGATTTTATGGGATATGGTGGGCCAATGACTATACTACCACCACAGATTAGATGGGGGAAGGAGAATGAAGACAAGGCACGGAAATGCTATATAGATAATCGACATCATGCTGGTGAGACAATGATAGTAGAGGACAGTGGGTTACATCTTATGCCAGAAAAAGCTTATCTTGGTGCATCATCTGATGGCAAAGTTACTTGCACAAGTGTGGACACATGCTGTAGTGGTTGTTTGGAAATCAAGTGTCCATACAGCATTGACAAATGCATCACTGTGGAGATGACACCAGGTGAAATTGCTGACAAATTTGGAGAGAAGTTTTTTCTGAAAAGAGGAGAAGATGGAGAGTTGCACCTTTCTCGGCAGCATCGTTATTTTGCACAAGTGCAGGGAGAGCTGGCTGTAATGAACAGAGAATGGTGTGACTTTGTTGTGTATAGCAATGGAGAAGTGGTTGTTGACCGTATATTGGCAGACCTGGAGTACTGGGGTACACTAGAAGAAAAGCTGGAGGAGTTCTATGTCCGTTATATGGTTCCTGAGATCTTGTCTGGAAGGATCTTTCTAGAGGAATACCAGTGCTAA
- the LOC136265850 gene encoding uncharacterized protein isoform X2: MSLVLRPMFQVSVLSVMNFSYQLSLYTSDVNLQVNLLRCIRHSVDGFEQVSSVDCSGIKGVNFQCLLDCVIRYRNKCFWCCDRCSRSQYRHADIQEIITIVGTIFSQVLM; this comes from the exons atgtctttggtgttgcgaccgatgttccag gtctcggtattgagtgtcatgaatttcag ttatcaattatcactgtatactagtgatgtgaatttgcaggtcaatctactcagatgtatcaggcatagtgttgatgggttcgaacaagtatccagtgtagactgtagtggcatcaagggtgttaatttccag tgcctgctagattgtgtcatcagatatcgaaacaagtgtttttggtgttgcgaccgatgttccag gtctcagtatcgtcatgctgacatacaagaaatcatcactattgttggaactatttttagtcaagtcttgatgtga
- the LOC136265849 gene encoding uncharacterized protein has product MPTSCVVVDCYNHHQTGGGISFYRFPSEDLERRRKWINFVSRKNEDGSPWEPADGDRVCSAHFISGKKSDDAGDPDFVPSIYPKTASKKLSSTRTTANVESVARFKRAKQRSLAKEIVKVEERGKEVTKRKEEERRAIVNQHVRKAFQHDHGSYCSRRSKHPPARDESIASSCSLYLQSSRSGDERAICAEVECQTDEDGNVVARLQAENRMLRSMLLERPELDVRLLENNDRLTRFYTGMPTFDSFLALVEYLTPKAKELRAWKGSSTSLEEKQQHGSQCFGGLSIANQLFAILVRLRLALPLTDVCTRFRMAEGTYSRMFTTWICFLSKELLLIFPFPSRDQVTQWMPRRFKKHFPNTRIIIDCYEIECQRPSGLMNASVTYSQYKSRNTWKVLVGCTPSGLVSFVSDAWDGRISDRELTEKSGLLDLLEPGDMIMADRGFDIQEAVAPKRILVNVPPRLESRQKQMAAHEVERTRRIAELRIHVERVIGRGRRFDILNQKFPNTMHDLVSNVNLVCMYLTNFDVPLVSY; this is encoded by the exons ATGCCAACTAGCTGTGTTGTAGTTGATTGCTACAACCATCACCAAACGGGAGGTGGCATAAGTTTCTATCGTTTTCCGTCAGAAGATTTAGAGAGGCGACGAAAGTGGATTAACTTTGTATCACGAAAGAATGAAGATGGATCGCCCTGGGAGCCAGCAGATGGTGATAGAGTATGTTCTGCCCATTTTATCTCTGGAAAGAAGTCTGATGATGCTGGTGATCCCGATTTTGTTCCATCCATCTATCCCAAGACAGCTTCTAAAAAACTAAGTTCTACTCGCACAACGGCGAACGTGGAGAGCGTAGCTCGTTTCAAGCGTGCAAAACAAAGATCGTTGGCAAAAGAGATAGTAAAAGTGGAAGAGAGAGGAAAGGAAGTAACAAAGAGAAAGGAAGAAGAAAGACGCGCTATCGTCAACCAGCACGTTCGAAAGGCGTTCCAGCACGACCACGGCAGTTACTGTAGCCGCAGAAGTAAGCATCCACCAGCTAGAGATGAATCGATAGCATCCTCGTGTAGCCTGTACTTGCAGTCGAGTCGGAGTGGTGATGAGAGAGCCATTTGTGCTGAAGTAG AATGCCAGACGGATGAAGATGGAAATGTAGTTGCAAGACTGCAGGCAGAGAATAGGATGTTAAGATCTATGCTGTTGGAGAGACCTGAATTAGATGTACGATTGCTGGAGAACAATGATAGACTGACAAGGTTTTATACAGGAATGCCAACATTTGATTCCTTTTTAGCCCTAGTTGAGTACTTAACACCTAAGGCTAAGGAGCTCAGGGCATGGAAAGGTAGCAGTACATCATTAGAGGAGAAGCAGCAACATGGTTCACAGTGTTTTGGTGGCTTATCAATTGCCAACCAGTTGTTTGCCATTCTAGTACGATTAAGACTCGCTCTACCATTGACTGATGTATGCACTCGTTTTAGAATGGCAGAGGGAACATACAGTCGAATGTTTACAACATGGATTTGCTTTTTATCTAAAGAGCTTTTATTGATTTTTCCCTTCCCTTCACGTGACCAGGTTACACAATGGATGCCAAGACGGTTCAAGAAGCATTTCCCTAACACCAGAATTATCATAGATTGCTATGAAATAGAATGCCAGCGACCCTCAGGGCTAATGAATGCTTCAGTCACATACTCGCAGTACAAAAGCAGAAATACTTGGAAAGTTTTGGTAGGCTGTACTCCTTCTGGGTTGGTAAGCTTTGTGTCAGATGCTTGGGATGGACGAATTTCTGATCGTGAATTAACAGAGAAGTCCGGACTTTTAGACTTGCTTGAACCGGGGGATATGATAATGGCTGACAGAGGCTTTGACATACAGGAAGCAGTAGCCCCTAAAAGAATTTTGGTTAATGTGCCTCCTCGTTTGGAATCTAGACAGAAGCAGATGGCAGCACATGAAGTAGAGAGGACAAGGAGAATTGCTGAATTAAGAATACATGTGGAGCGCGTTATTGGAAGAGGTCGACGTTTTGATATTCTTAATCAAAAATTTCCCAACACTATGCATGATTTAGTTAGCAATGTTAACCTTGTTTGTATGTATCTTACTAATTTTGATGTACCACTTGTTTCATATTAA
- the LOC136265850 gene encoding uncharacterized protein isoform X1 encodes MRPCRNKDTGVMNFSACWIVLSDIETDVFGVATDVPGLGIECHEFQVNLLRCIRHSVDGFEQVSSVDCSGIKGVNFQCLLDCVIRYRNKCFWCCDRCSRSQYRHADIQEIITIVGTIFSQVLM; translated from the exons atgagaccatgcaggaacaaagatacaggtgtcatgaatttcag tgcctgctggattgttttgtcagatatcgaaacagatgtctttggtgttgcgaccgatgttccag gtctcggtattgagtgtcatgaatttcag gtcaatctactcagatgtatcaggcatagtgttgatgggttcgaacaagtatccagtgtagactgtagtggcatcaagggtgttaatttccag tgcctgctagattgtgtcatcagatatcgaaacaagtgtttttggtgttgcgaccgatgttccag gtctcagtatcgtcatgctgacatacaagaaatcatcactattgttggaactatttttagtcaagtcttgatgtga